One window of the Populus nigra chromosome 4, ddPopNigr1.1, whole genome shotgun sequence genome contains the following:
- the LOC133691192 gene encoding protein PIGMENT DEFECTIVE 338, chloroplastic-like: protein MQVLLLQPCKSLTLFSYSLPSNTNSLVITHKRSIVHHNKCAKPPCFHSFRSLGTLKAIFLSKNSQLWKSSLVTLCSQNDVFDDFSSTQLPEKERDDRIQVNEELELLNKPSPVIFNNGLDVEADKESEKPGKDEALAPFLKFFKSNDSLDEVSEGERDLGVVEERSGVDNEDKEARKINVDYYEPKPGDFVVGVVVSGNENKLDVNIGADLLGTMLTKEVLPLYDKEMEFLLCDTKKDVKEFMVKGKMGIVKDEVAMSPGPPGLGKPVVEIGTVLFSEVLGRTLSGRPLLSTRRLFRRLAWQRVRQIKDLNEPIEIKISEWNTGGLLTRIEGLRAFLPKAELMNRVNNFKELKENVGRRIYVLIKRINESNNELILSEREAWEMINLREGTLLEGTVKKLFPYGAQVRIGETNRSGLLHVSNITRTRISSVSDLLKVDEKVKVLVAKSMFPDKISLSIADLESEPGLFVSNKEKVFAEAEEMAKKYRQKLPASSTNLKPEIPPSKNALSSDTEATLYANWKWFKFEKE from the exons ATGCAAGTCCTTCTTCTTCAACCCTGTAAGTCTCTCACTCTCTTCAGCTATTCACTACCATCCAATACTAACAGCTTAGTTATCACACATAAGAGGAGCATAGTCCATCATAACAAGTGTGCAAAACCCCCCTGTTTTCACTCATTTCGTAGTCTTGGGACACTTAAAGCCATTTTTTTGTCTAAGAATTCCCAACTTTGGAAAAGTTCCCTCGTTACATTATGCTCCCAAAATGATGTCTTTGATGATTTTTCGAGTACCCAACTGCCTGAAAAGGAACGGGATGATAGAATTCAAGTGAATGAGGAGCTTGAATTGTTAAATAAGCCATCTCCAGTGATTTTTAATAATGGTTTGGATGTAGAAGCTGATAAAGAATCTGAGAAACCTGGTAAAGATGAGGCCTTGGCGCCTTTTTTGAAGTTCTTCAAGTCTAATGATTCATTGGATGAAGTGAGTGAGGGTGAGCGTGATTTAGGTGTTGTAGAGGAGAGAAGTGGTGTAGATAATGAAGACAAGGAGGCTAGGAAGATTAATGTGGACTATTATGAGCCAAAACCTGGTGATTTTGTGGTTGGAGTTGTGGTTTCTGGCAATGAGAATAAACTTGATGTGAATATTGGGGCAGACTTGTTGGGTACAATGCTAACAAAGGAGGTGCTGCCTTTGTATGACAAAGAGATGGAATTTTTGTTGTGCGATACAAAGAAGGATGTCAAGGAGTTCATGGTTAAAGGGAAGATGGGGATTGTTAAGGACGAGGTTGCAATGAGTCCAGGCCCCCCAGGGTTAGGGAAGCCGGTTGTGGAGATAGGAACAGTGCTGTTTTCAGAGGTTCTTGGAAGGACGCTTAGTGGAAGGCCATTACTTTCTACCAGACGGCTTTTCCGGCGGTTAGCTTGGCAACGAGTGAGGCAG ATCAAAGATTTGAATGAACCTATTGagattaaaatttcagaatggAATACCGGGGGCCTACTTACGAGAATTGAG GGATTGCGAGCTTTCCTTCCAAAGGCTGAGTTAATGAACAGAGTGAACAATTTTAAGGagttgaaagaaaat GTGGGTCGCCGAATATACGTGCTGATTAAACGAATAAATGAGTCAAATAATGAGTTAATACTCAGTGAAAGGGAAGCTTGG GAAATGATAAACCTCCGAGAGGGAACCCTTCTTGAAGGAACTGTTAAGAAACTTTTTCCATACGGAGCCCAAGTAAGAATAGGTGAAACTAACCGTAG TGGGCTGCTGCATGTCTCAAACATAACTAGGACTCGCATTTCATCTGTCAGTGACTTGCTTAAAGTTGACGAAAAGGTTAAAGTCCTTGTTGCAAAGTCAATGTTTCCTGACAAAATATCTCTCAG TATTGCTGACCTTGAAAGTGAGCCTGGTCTGTTCGTATCAAACAAAGAG aAAGTGTTTGCTGAGGCAGAAGAGATGGCAAAGAAGTATCGGCAAAAGCTTCCAGCCAGTTCAACAAATTTGAAGCCAGAAATCCCACCAAGCAAGAATGCCCTATCTTCTGACACTGAGGCAACATTATATGCAAACTGGAAGTGGTTCAAATTTGAAAAGGAGTGA